The following are encoded together in the Fundulus heteroclitus isolate FHET01 chromosome 19, MU-UCD_Fhet_4.1, whole genome shotgun sequence genome:
- the LOC105917532 gene encoding AP-5 complex subunit mu-1 isoform X1: MSLRALWIINNEKGENASIRFSRRFCTVEHRAKSLAGSSYVAVPEDSSFLQLLLTELGLSGSHKSYVAARDDCLYRPRSPAVELRLDGKGTLWPVLALSQAPLILACLPLVDIPSEPRPPLANLLSVSQGLTFLAGLQTFLLGSAGNLDSEGLVSRMATLPSLLLQVCPLGTLLDTPQAVTPTAPTVPTSAGAQKQPAWKTGLHRGRATVNVAVVETVRSMQYGSPTRQDLWDVYGTVTCKCEVEGVLPNVTVTLSLPHNGSPLQDILVHPCVTSLDSSILTASSVDNADGSAFSGPYKFPFSPPLEPFRLCSYTSQVPVPPILGSYQLKEEENNLRLSVSLKLHESVKNSFEYCAAHLPFFNRNQMGVVDVKVSSGQLDVSKEKNLLVWVLGQKFPKSHEVTLDGKITFSGSSQGPSDPLCTGLTAYIKQLYLKVPDTTLSGCFVDQHSVQVYSSAKPRIITSRELLSKEYYIWNSTGPAPVSSGQMMI, from the exons ATGAGTTTACGAGCTTTGTGGATTATTAATAATGAGAAAGGAGAAAATGCATCAATACGGTTTTCAAG GAGGTTCTGCACTGTGGAACACCGTGCTAAAAGCCTGGCAGGTTCCTCCTATGTTGCAGTCCCAGAAGACAGCAgcttcctgcagctcctgctcaCCGAGCTGGGTCTTTCAGGCTCTCACAAGTCCTACGTAGCTGCCAGAGATGATTGTCTGTACCGTCCACGATCACCAGCTGTGGAGCTACGCTTGGACGGAAAGGGAACACTGTGGCCTGTGCTGGCTCTTTCTCAGGCGCCACTCATCCTGGCTTGCCTGCCATTAGTGGACATCCCTTCAGAGCCGCGGCCTCCTCTGGCCAACCTGCTGTCAGTTTCGCAAGGTCTTACATTTCTAGCCGGCCTCCAGACCTTTCTCCTTGGCTCAGCGGGAAATCTTGATAGTGAGGGGCTGGTCTCTCGTATGGCAACGCTGCCATCTCTCCTCTTGCAGGTCTGCCCTCTTGGCACACTCCTTGATACCCCCCAAGCGGTAACGCCCACTGCACCCACGGTGCCCACCTCCGCTGGCGCCCAGAAGCAGCCGGCCTGGAAGACAGGCCTACATCGCGGCCGAGCCACGGTGAATGTTGCAGTGGTGGAAACGGTACGCTCAATGCAGTACGGGAGCCCAACCAGACAGGACTTGTGGGATGTTTATGGGACTGTGACCTGCAAA TGTGAAGTGGAGGGGGTGCTACCAAACGTCACTGTGACCCTGTCACTGCCGCACAATGGTTCTCCACTGCAGGACATCCTGGTCCATCCCTGCGTAACCTCACTGGATTCCAGCATCTTGACCGCCAGCAGTGTCGATAATGCCGATGGCTCGGCTTTCTCCGGGCCCTACAAGTTTCCCTTCTCCCCTCCTCTGGAGCCATTTAGACTTTGCAGCTACACCTCGCAG GTCCCTGTTCCCCCCATCCTTGGCTCATATCAGCTGAAGGAAGAGGAGAATAACCTTCGTTTGAGCGTGTCCCTCAAACTCCACGAGTCTGTGAAGAACAGTTTTGAGTACTGTGCAGCACACCTGCCATTCTTCAACAG AAATCAGATGGGTGTTGTGGATGTGAAGGTGAGCTCTGGACAACTAGACGTGTCAAAGGAAAAGAATCTGCTGGTCTGGGTTCTGG GTCAAAAGTTTCCAAAGTCTCATGAGGTCACGTTGGATGGCAAAATAACGTTTTCTGGGTCCTCCCAAGGGCCTTCGGACCCTCTCTGCACAGGACTTACAGCCTACATTAAG cagttGTACTTAAAAGTGCCAGACACGACTCTGTCCGGGTGTTTTGTTGACCAGCATTCAGTGCAAGTTTACTCATCCGCCAAACCAAGGATCATCACAT CCCGAGAACTCCTGTCCAAAGAGTACTACATCTGGAATTCAACAGGTCCTGCTCCCGTATCCTCGGGTCAGATGATGATCTAG
- the LOC105917532 gene encoding AP-5 complex subunit mu-1 isoform X2: MSLRALWIINNEKGENASIRFSRRFCTVEHRAKSLAGSSYVAVPEDSSFLQLLLTELGLSGSHKSYVAARDDCLYRPRSPAVELRLDGKGTLWPVLALSQAPLILACLPLVDIPSEPRPPLANLLSVSQGLTFLAGLQTFLLGSAGNLDSEGLVSRMATLPSLLLQVCPLGTLLDTPQAVTPTAPTVPTSAGAQKQPAWKTGLHRGRATVNVAVVETVRSMQYGSPTRQDLWDVYGTVTCKCEVEGVLPNVTVTLSLPHNGSPLQDILVHPCVTSLDSSILTASSVDNADGSAFSGPYKFPFSPPLEPFRLCSYTSQVPVPPILGSYQLKEEENNLRLSVSLKLHESVKNSFEYCAAHLPFFNRNQMGVVDVKVSSGQLDVSKEKNLLVWVLGQKFPKSHEVTLDGKITFSGSSQGPSDPLCTGLTAYIKLYLKVPDTTLSGCFVDQHSVQVYSSAKPRIITSRELLSKEYYIWNSTGPAPVSSGQMMI, encoded by the exons ATGAGTTTACGAGCTTTGTGGATTATTAATAATGAGAAAGGAGAAAATGCATCAATACGGTTTTCAAG GAGGTTCTGCACTGTGGAACACCGTGCTAAAAGCCTGGCAGGTTCCTCCTATGTTGCAGTCCCAGAAGACAGCAgcttcctgcagctcctgctcaCCGAGCTGGGTCTTTCAGGCTCTCACAAGTCCTACGTAGCTGCCAGAGATGATTGTCTGTACCGTCCACGATCACCAGCTGTGGAGCTACGCTTGGACGGAAAGGGAACACTGTGGCCTGTGCTGGCTCTTTCTCAGGCGCCACTCATCCTGGCTTGCCTGCCATTAGTGGACATCCCTTCAGAGCCGCGGCCTCCTCTGGCCAACCTGCTGTCAGTTTCGCAAGGTCTTACATTTCTAGCCGGCCTCCAGACCTTTCTCCTTGGCTCAGCGGGAAATCTTGATAGTGAGGGGCTGGTCTCTCGTATGGCAACGCTGCCATCTCTCCTCTTGCAGGTCTGCCCTCTTGGCACACTCCTTGATACCCCCCAAGCGGTAACGCCCACTGCACCCACGGTGCCCACCTCCGCTGGCGCCCAGAAGCAGCCGGCCTGGAAGACAGGCCTACATCGCGGCCGAGCCACGGTGAATGTTGCAGTGGTGGAAACGGTACGCTCAATGCAGTACGGGAGCCCAACCAGACAGGACTTGTGGGATGTTTATGGGACTGTGACCTGCAAA TGTGAAGTGGAGGGGGTGCTACCAAACGTCACTGTGACCCTGTCACTGCCGCACAATGGTTCTCCACTGCAGGACATCCTGGTCCATCCCTGCGTAACCTCACTGGATTCCAGCATCTTGACCGCCAGCAGTGTCGATAATGCCGATGGCTCGGCTTTCTCCGGGCCCTACAAGTTTCCCTTCTCCCCTCCTCTGGAGCCATTTAGACTTTGCAGCTACACCTCGCAG GTCCCTGTTCCCCCCATCCTTGGCTCATATCAGCTGAAGGAAGAGGAGAATAACCTTCGTTTGAGCGTGTCCCTCAAACTCCACGAGTCTGTGAAGAACAGTTTTGAGTACTGTGCAGCACACCTGCCATTCTTCAACAG AAATCAGATGGGTGTTGTGGATGTGAAGGTGAGCTCTGGACAACTAGACGTGTCAAAGGAAAAGAATCTGCTGGTCTGGGTTCTGG GTCAAAAGTTTCCAAAGTCTCATGAGGTCACGTTGGATGGCAAAATAACGTTTTCTGGGTCCTCCCAAGGGCCTTCGGACCCTCTCTGCACAGGACTTACAGCCTACATTAAG ttGTACTTAAAAGTGCCAGACACGACTCTGTCCGGGTGTTTTGTTGACCAGCATTCAGTGCAAGTTTACTCATCCGCCAAACCAAGGATCATCACAT CCCGAGAACTCCTGTCCAAAGAGTACTACATCTGGAATTCAACAGGTCCTGCTCCCGTATCCTCGGGTCAGATGATGATCTAG
- the slc35f4 gene encoding solute carrier family 35 member F4 isoform X3 encodes MRQCAQDHHSCYGGEDGSESRPETPGSDASIETRSYQTCANTALKVLGGLLMVLCVSSSWVGTTQVVKLTFQSFSCPFFISWFSSNWNILFFPIYYSGHFFVTGEKQTPIQKFRECSKLFGEDGITLKLFIKRTAPFSILWTLTNYLYLLALKKLTATDVSALYCCHKAFVFLLSWIVLKDRFMGVRIVAAIMAITGIVMMAYADGFHGDSFVGVALAVGSASTSALYKVLFKMFLSSANLGEVAHFLSTMGFFNLVFISCVPLILYFTRVEPLGSLSSLPWGYLFGLAGLWLVFNILVHVGVVLTYPILISIGTLLSVPGNAAVDVLKHEVIFSVVRLAATCIICLGFLLLLLPEEWDSVTLQFFANIADKKSEEHGEELTESSGQTRSRSRANGTVSIPLA; translated from the exons GAGAGGATGGTTCAGAGTCTCGTCCAGAGACCCCAGGCAGTGACGCCAGCATAGAGACTCGGTCCTATCAGACATGTGCCAACACTGCTCTGAAGGTGCTGGGGGGTCTTCTGATGGTGCTATGCGTGTCCTCCTCCTGGGTGGGTACCACTCAGGTGGTGAAGCTGACCTTCCAGTCATTTTCCTGTCCCTTCTTCATCTCCTGGTTCAGCAGCAACTGGAACATCCTCTTCTTCCCCATCTACTACTCTGGACATTTTTTTGTCACGGGCGAGAAGCAGACTCCCATTCAGAAATTCAG GGAGTGCAGTAAACTCTTTGGGGAGGACGGAATCACTCTGAAGCTTTTCATAAAAAGGACAGCACCCTTCTCCATCCTGTGGACACTGACCAACTACCTGTACCTCTTAGCCTTGAAGAAACTGACCGCTACGGACGTTTCTGCCCTCTACTGCTGCCACAAAGCCTTTGTCTTTCTCCTCTCATGGATCGTCCTCAAGGACCGGTTCATGGGTGTTCGG ATCGTTGCAGCAATAATGGCTATCACGGGTATCGTCATGATGGCTTATGCAGATGGCTTTCATGGGGATTCCTTTGTGGGTGTGGCACTGGCTGTGGGCTCTGCTTCGACTTCAGCTCTCTACAAG GTTTTGTTCAAGATGTTCCTCAGTAGTGCCAACCTTGGAGAGGTGGCTCATTTTCTTTCCACGATGGGCTTCTTCAACCTCGTATTCATCTCCTGTGTCCCCCTCATTCTCTACTTCACCAGGGTGGAGCCCCTGGGCTCCCTGTCCTCACTACCCTGGGGTTACCTGTTTGGACTGGCAGGACTGTGGCTGG TCTTTAATATTCTGGTCCACGTGGGAGTGGTGCTGACTTATCCCATCCTCATCTCCATAGGGACTCTGCTCAGTGTGCCGGGAAACGCAG CTGTAGATGTTTTGAAACACGAGGTGATCTTCAGCGTGGTGCGGCTGGCAGCCACCTGCATCATCTGCCTGGGgtttctgctgcttctgctgccaGAGGAGTGGGATTCGGTCACCCTTCAGTTCTTCGCCAACATCGCCGACAAGAAGTCGGAGGAACACGGAGAGGAACTGACAGAGTCCAGTGGCCAGACTCGAAGTCGGAGTCGAGCAAACGGGACCGTCTCCATTCCCTTGGCGTGA
- the slc35f4 gene encoding solute carrier family 35 member F4 isoform X2, whose protein sequence is MKKHSARVAPLSSYSTQVLTCPNSEGEDGSESRPETPGSDASIETRSYQTCANTALKVLGGLLMVLCVSSSWVGTTQVVKLTFQSFSCPFFISWFSSNWNILFFPIYYSGHFFVTGEKQTPIQKFRECSKLFGEDGITLKLFIKRTAPFSILWTLTNYLYLLALKKLTATDVSALYCCHKAFVFLLSWIVLKDRFMGVRIVAAIMAITGIVMMAYADGFHGDSFVGVALAVGSASTSALYKVLFKMFLSSANLGEVAHFLSTMGFFNLVFISCVPLILYFTRVEPLGSLSSLPWGYLFGLAGLWLVFNILVHVGVVLTYPILISIGTLLSVPGNAAVDVLKHEVIFSVVRLAATCIICLGFLLLLLPEEWDSVTLQFFANIADKKSEEHGEELTESSGQTRSRSRANGTVSIPLA, encoded by the exons ATGAAGAAGCACTCGGCCCGAGTGGCCCCTCTCAGCTCCTACAGCACTCAGGTCCTCACCTGCCCCAACTCTGAAG GAGAGGATGGTTCAGAGTCTCGTCCAGAGACCCCAGGCAGTGACGCCAGCATAGAGACTCGGTCCTATCAGACATGTGCCAACACTGCTCTGAAGGTGCTGGGGGGTCTTCTGATGGTGCTATGCGTGTCCTCCTCCTGGGTGGGTACCACTCAGGTGGTGAAGCTGACCTTCCAGTCATTTTCCTGTCCCTTCTTCATCTCCTGGTTCAGCAGCAACTGGAACATCCTCTTCTTCCCCATCTACTACTCTGGACATTTTTTTGTCACGGGCGAGAAGCAGACTCCCATTCAGAAATTCAG GGAGTGCAGTAAACTCTTTGGGGAGGACGGAATCACTCTGAAGCTTTTCATAAAAAGGACAGCACCCTTCTCCATCCTGTGGACACTGACCAACTACCTGTACCTCTTAGCCTTGAAGAAACTGACCGCTACGGACGTTTCTGCCCTCTACTGCTGCCACAAAGCCTTTGTCTTTCTCCTCTCATGGATCGTCCTCAAGGACCGGTTCATGGGTGTTCGG ATCGTTGCAGCAATAATGGCTATCACGGGTATCGTCATGATGGCTTATGCAGATGGCTTTCATGGGGATTCCTTTGTGGGTGTGGCACTGGCTGTGGGCTCTGCTTCGACTTCAGCTCTCTACAAG GTTTTGTTCAAGATGTTCCTCAGTAGTGCCAACCTTGGAGAGGTGGCTCATTTTCTTTCCACGATGGGCTTCTTCAACCTCGTATTCATCTCCTGTGTCCCCCTCATTCTCTACTTCACCAGGGTGGAGCCCCTGGGCTCCCTGTCCTCACTACCCTGGGGTTACCTGTTTGGACTGGCAGGACTGTGGCTGG TCTTTAATATTCTGGTCCACGTGGGAGTGGTGCTGACTTATCCCATCCTCATCTCCATAGGGACTCTGCTCAGTGTGCCGGGAAACGCAG CTGTAGATGTTTTGAAACACGAGGTGATCTTCAGCGTGGTGCGGCTGGCAGCCACCTGCATCATCTGCCTGGGgtttctgctgcttctgctgccaGAGGAGTGGGATTCGGTCACCCTTCAGTTCTTCGCCAACATCGCCGACAAGAAGTCGGAGGAACACGGAGAGGAACTGACAGAGTCCAGTGGCCAGACTCGAAGTCGGAGTCGAGCAAACGGGACCGTCTCCATTCCCTTGGCGTGA